In one Elusimicrobiales bacterium genomic region, the following are encoded:
- a CDS encoding ankyrin repeat domain-containing protein: MTRTRATAAKPELIACIAVLAAMPCAPVRAAGGAGRELRSLARAGNEAAPPPAQMAEAQDPVINAFIPKSSNLQLDKMLLSAAGNGNLGKVRDLISKGANADFADGRGSTPLLKAAALAVQLGMTAQEVSPPGVKRGNNRDPIRCLIEEKLAGETAKSPLMRDGSESLMDQMNKVLAERLKADREKVLSVIKELIAHGADAARANDDGIAPLHYCAAAYGMEEAVRLLIDNGADTAARDNDGDDPLIYAAMGGNARNVELFIGLGANIKRADRKGITPLLASLSGKGGGAAATALLLKRGANINDRDKEGQGAALFAAATNKTAERLALALDKGADPNAASKNGLTPMMAALQRGKADFVKLLQARGGKSNSSRDGKKTPLMCAAAGGNINLIESLLAAGADINEADKEGNTALLEALKRGRHDVAAALIQKGADVSARTTTGTTALMTAASRTESGTLQLLLDKGQDVNAVSDKGVTALMMAAQAGNGAAAQFLLSKGANPAAKDAMGKTAMVYAMANDAFDIADMIKDALDGGKKPAKTSTEGQQ; the protein is encoded by the coding sequence ATGACACGAACGCGCGCGACAGCAGCAAAACCGGAACTTATCGCTTGTATAGCCGTGCTGGCGGCCATGCCGTGCGCGCCCGTGCGCGCCGCCGGAGGAGCGGGCAGGGAACTGCGCTCCCTCGCGCGCGCCGGAAACGAAGCCGCGCCCCCGCCCGCCCAGATGGCGGAAGCGCAGGATCCGGTCATAAACGCCTTCATCCCCAAATCCTCCAATCTTCAGTTGGACAAGATGCTGCTGTCCGCAGCCGGCAACGGCAATCTTGGCAAGGTCAGGGACCTGATAAGCAAAGGCGCAAACGCCGATTTCGCCGACGGGCGTGGCAGCACTCCGCTGCTGAAGGCGGCTGCGCTTGCCGTGCAACTGGGAATGACTGCGCAGGAAGTTTCGCCTCCCGGCGTAAAACGCGGGAATAACAGGGACCCCATCCGCTGCCTGATTGAAGAAAAATTGGCCGGGGAAACGGCAAAATCACCGTTGATGCGCGACGGCTCCGAGTCCCTCATGGACCAGATGAACAAAGTGCTGGCGGAGCGGTTGAAAGCGGACCGGGAAAAGGTGCTGTCCGTGATAAAAGAGCTCATCGCGCACGGCGCGGACGCCGCAAGAGCCAACGACGATGGCATTGCCCCGCTGCATTACTGCGCGGCGGCCTACGGAATGGAAGAGGCTGTCAGGCTGCTGATTGACAACGGCGCGGACACCGCCGCCCGGGACAATGACGGGGATGACCCTCTTATTTACGCCGCGATGGGCGGCAATGCCCGCAATGTGGAGTTGTTTATCGGTCTGGGCGCGAATATAAAACGCGCGGACAGGAAAGGCATCACCCCGCTGCTTGCCTCGCTTTCCGGCAAGGGCGGCGGGGCTGCCGCCACCGCGCTTTTGCTCAAGCGCGGCGCCAATATCAACGACCGGGACAAGGAAGGGCAGGGGGCCGCGCTGTTTGCCGCAGCCACCAACAAAACAGCAGAGCGTCTGGCGCTGGCGCTGGACAAAGGCGCCGACCCTAACGCCGCGTCCAAAAACGGCCTTACCCCCATGATGGCCGCGCTGCAGCGCGGCAAGGCGGATTTTGTCAAGCTGCTTCAGGCCAGGGGGGGCAAATCCAACTCTTCGCGGGACGGCAAAAAGACGCCGCTTATGTGCGCTGCCGCGGGCGGAAACATCAACCTTATAGAGTCCCTGCTGGCCGCCGGCGCGGACATCAACGAAGCCGACAAGGAAGGCAACACCGCGCTGCTGGAGGCGCTCAAGCGCGGCAGGCATGACGTCGCTGCCGCGCTGATACAAAAGGGTGCGGATGTGTCCGCCAGAACCACGACCGGAACTACCGCGCTTATGACCGCAGCCTCCAGGACGGAATCTGGAACGTTGCAACTGCTGCTGGATAAGGGCCAGGACGTCAATGCCGTCAGCGACAAGGGCGTCACCGCGCTGATGATGGCCGCGCAGGCCGGAAACGGAGCCGCGGCGCAGTTCCTGCTTTCCAAAGGCGCCAATCCGGCGGCAAAAGACGCAATGGGGAAGACCGCCATGGTGTACGCCATGGCCAACGACGCCTTTGATATCGCCGATATGATAAAAGACGCGCTTGACGGCGGAAAGAAGCCCGCTAAAACTTCCACGGAGGGACAACAATGA
- a CDS encoding putative porin, giving the protein MRTSKTAAKIAALSVVLTGMAAAADAQLDKIRLPEFVESVKFSGDLRIRQEDFYRRGNGYDSSGNPTSNGTTTDIMGNTVTLITPQTDRRRFRLRYGLEAAFKDTMSAGFRLGTGTGQQVTENQTMTGLSGEKPLWIDLAWMRWAPSYDNGSFYVQGGKMKNELWRPYSDDIIWSDDLNPEGFMEGGQYKLGGLALFANLLQMDAGQPSKNSFTGEASSDNQWCITEQLGAEGKVSDVKIKSAVAYNRWTGRDLGVMPWLNGTLKDSGSVTQPVPSLTGGLAQDGNRRDANGLLLNEFGVAQWSTQVDAPVMGVPVSFQATLLRNVLASGIANSQHTGVNPSAPLARDGYQYGVIAGKAAKEGTWEGGLFYKYAEADCTISDINSADFGDGGTNRKGTTFWLAYAPRDWMQIKAKGYITETIDPMIEGNVVSGKSGSTTPVVDTAVGRKDINRFQLDITFRF; this is encoded by the coding sequence ATGAGAACTTCAAAAACAGCAGCAAAAATCGCGGCACTGTCCGTTGTGTTGACGGGCATGGCCGCCGCAGCAGACGCCCAGCTTGACAAAATCAGGCTGCCGGAGTTCGTGGAATCCGTAAAGTTTTCCGGGGACCTCCGCATAAGGCAGGAGGATTTTTACCGCCGCGGCAACGGCTACGATTCTTCCGGCAACCCCACCAGCAACGGGACTACAACCGACATCATGGGAAACACCGTTACGCTGATAACGCCGCAGACCGACAGGCGCCGCTTCCGCCTGCGCTACGGGCTGGAGGCCGCGTTCAAGGACACCATGAGCGCGGGCTTCAGGCTCGGCACCGGCACGGGGCAGCAGGTTACGGAAAACCAGACGATGACCGGCCTCAGCGGCGAAAAGCCCCTCTGGATAGATCTGGCCTGGATGCGCTGGGCGCCGTCTTATGACAATGGCTCGTTCTATGTCCAGGGCGGCAAGATGAAAAACGAGCTCTGGCGGCCTTATTCGGACGATATTATCTGGAGCGACGACCTCAACCCCGAAGGCTTCATGGAAGGCGGGCAGTACAAGCTGGGCGGGCTGGCGCTGTTTGCCAACCTGCTTCAGATGGATGCGGGCCAGCCTTCAAAAAACAGCTTCACCGGCGAGGCCAGCAGCGACAACCAGTGGTGCATAACCGAACAGCTTGGCGCGGAGGGCAAAGTCTCCGATGTGAAAATTAAAAGCGCGGTGGCCTATAACAGATGGACCGGCAGGGACCTGGGCGTGATGCCCTGGCTTAACGGGACGCTTAAGGACAGCGGCTCGGTTACGCAGCCCGTCCCGTCGCTTACCGGCGGGCTGGCGCAGGACGGCAACCGGCGCGACGCCAACGGCCTGCTGCTGAATGAATTCGGCGTGGCGCAGTGGTCCACGCAGGTGGACGCACCGGTGATGGGCGTGCCGGTCAGCTTCCAGGCGACGCTGCTGCGCAACGTGCTGGCCAGCGGGATAGCCAACTCGCAGCACACGGGAGTAAATCCGTCCGCGCCGCTTGCGCGGGACGGCTACCAGTACGGCGTCATAGCCGGCAAGGCGGCAAAGGAAGGCACCTGGGAAGGCGGACTGTTCTATAAATACGCCGAGGCGGACTGCACCATATCCGACATCAATTCCGCGGATTTCGGCGACGGCGGCACAAACCGCAAGGGGACGACGTTCTGGCTGGCATACGCGCCGCGCGACTGGATGCAAATCAAGGCCAAGGGTTATATAACCGAGACCATAGACCCGATGATAGAGGGCAATGTGGTAAGCGGCAAATCCGGCAGCACAACACCGGTGGTTGACACTGCAGTGGGCAGAAAAGACATCAACCGCTTCCAGCTGGACATAACCTTCAGGTTCTGA
- a CDS encoding FprA family A-type flavoprotein codes for MGEFKAVKIAEKVWWVGAIDWGLRDFHGYSTRGGSTYNAYLVMGEEPVLIDTVKAPFYGEMLSRIASVTDPGGIKTVISNHSEMDHSGSLPRLLAELKPQRVLCSAAGKSALEAHFHADLKLQTVADGQETEIGGLKFTFMESKMLHWPDSMVSFLHDGGVLFSNDIFGMHLAHSKRFDDETPDWRREAAAYYANIVLPYSPLVLAFLARFKAKNFPVKLIAPDHGPVWRKDIAAIISLYEKWARQEPSDLAVIAYDTMWQSTALLANALADGLIEGGARVQVMPLKADGRSDIATELLEAGALFLGAPTLNRQVFPSMADLTVYLKGLNRRNLTGAAFGSYGWSGEGPDWLAAQLKEMGVAPAGETLKCRYVPDAAALDAARRLGLSAAGRLLRKE; via the coding sequence ATGGGCGAATTCAAAGCGGTAAAAATCGCGGAAAAAGTCTGGTGGGTGGGCGCGATAGACTGGGGGCTGCGCGATTTCCACGGCTATTCCACGCGCGGCGGCAGCACCTACAACGCCTATCTCGTCATGGGGGAGGAGCCTGTCCTGATAGACACGGTCAAGGCCCCGTTTTACGGCGAGATGCTCTCGCGCATCGCCTCGGTAACCGACCCCGGCGGCATAAAAACCGTTATTTCCAACCATTCCGAGATGGACCACAGCGGCTCGCTGCCCCGGCTGCTGGCGGAATTAAAACCGCAGCGGGTGCTCTGCTCCGCCGCCGGCAAAAGCGCGCTGGAGGCGCATTTTCACGCGGATTTGAAGCTGCAAACCGTCGCCGACGGGCAGGAAACCGAAATCGGCGGGCTGAAATTCACCTTCATGGAATCCAAAATGCTGCACTGGCCGGACAGCATGGTTTCCTTCCTGCATGACGGCGGCGTTTTGTTCTCCAACGATATTTTCGGGATGCACCTGGCCCATTCAAAACGGTTTGACGACGAAACGCCGGATTGGCGGCGCGAGGCGGCGGCCTATTACGCCAACATCGTGCTGCCGTATTCCCCTCTGGTGCTGGCTTTTCTGGCCAGGTTCAAGGCGAAAAATTTTCCGGTGAAGCTTATCGCGCCGGACCACGGCCCGGTATGGCGCAAGGACATCGCCGCAATCATCTCGCTTTACGAAAAATGGGCGAGGCAGGAGCCCTCGGACCTTGCCGTAATCGCCTACGACACGATGTGGCAAAGCACCGCCCTGCTGGCAAACGCGCTGGCGGACGGGCTTATTGAAGGCGGCGCGCGGGTTCAGGTCATGCCGCTTAAAGCCGACGGGCGCAGCGACATAGCAACGGAGCTGCTGGAGGCCGGGGCGCTGTTTCTGGGCGCGCCGACGCTGAACCGGCAGGTTTTCCCCAGCATGGCGGATTTGACGGTATACCTGAAAGGCCTTAACCGGAGAAATTTAACCGGCGCGGCGTTCGGCTCCTACGGCTGGAGCGGGGAAGGTCCCGACTGGCTGGCCGCGCAGCTTAAAGAAATGGGCGTTGCGCCTGCGGGCGAAACTTTGAAATGCCGCTATGTGCCGGACGCCGCCGCGCTGGACGCCGCGCGCCGGCTGGGGCTTTCCGCCGCCGGGCGGCTGTTGCGCAAAGAATAA
- a CDS encoding ferritin, with product MTNPRIEAAFNEQIKFELESAFIYYQMAGWLAARGYGGMAGWMLAQKDEELSHAHKFFAHIASRGGMPKFAALSAPKNDWKSPHDIFAEAYKHEVFISGRIDALAELARKESDNAALEFLQWFVKEQVEEEESTNDIAQKLERVGPSGSGLVMMDKELGKRKSA from the coding sequence ATGACAAATCCAAGGATAGAAGCGGCCTTCAACGAGCAGATAAAATTCGAGCTTGAATCCGCCTTCATCTATTACCAGATGGCGGGCTGGCTGGCGGCGCGCGGCTACGGCGGCATGGCGGGCTGGATGCTGGCCCAGAAAGACGAGGAATTGTCGCACGCGCACAAATTCTTCGCCCATATCGCCAGCCGGGGTGGAATGCCCAAATTCGCCGCGCTGTCCGCGCCGAAAAACGACTGGAAATCGCCGCACGACATATTCGCCGAGGCCTACAAGCACGAGGTGTTCATCTCGGGCAGGATAGACGCGCTTGCCGAGCTTGCCCGCAAGGAAAGCGACAATGCCGCGCTGGAATTCCTCCAGTGGTTTGTCAAAGAGCAGGTGGAAGAGGAAGAATCCACCAACGACATCGCGCAGAAGCTGGAGCGCGTCGGGCCGTCGGGCTCCGGTCTTGTGATGATGGACAAGGAACTGGGCAAGAGAAAAAGCGCTTAA
- a CDS encoding desulfoferrodoxin — MTERNQVYKCGVCGNIVAVVHASGGTLSCCDKPMILMAENSVDASREKHVPVIEATETGVKVKIGSIPHPMEEKHYIEWIELVAGGVSYRKFLRPGDAPEAEFCVKAGEAYAREYCNLHGLWKGGK, encoded by the coding sequence ATGACGGAAAGAAATCAGGTCTACAAATGCGGAGTGTGCGGAAATATCGTGGCGGTGGTCCACGCCTCGGGCGGGACATTGTCCTGCTGCGACAAGCCGATGATTCTGATGGCGGAGAATTCGGTGGACGCCTCGCGCGAAAAGCATGTGCCGGTAATAGAGGCAACCGAAACAGGGGTGAAGGTTAAAATCGGAAGCATTCCGCATCCGATGGAGGAGAAACACTACATTGAGTGGATAGAGCTTGTGGCCGGCGGCGTTTCCTATCGCAAATTCCTGAGGCCCGGCGACGCGCCGGAAGCGGAATTCTGCGTAAAGGCCGGGGAAGCCTACGCCCGGGAATACTGCAACCTGCACGGATTGTGGAAAGGGGGAAAATAG
- a CDS encoding rubrerythrin family protein, which produces MTLKGTQTEKNLITAFAGESQARNRYTYFASKAKKEGLVQIAGIFEETANQEKEHAKRFFSFLEGGEAQVTAAFPAGRVLSTAENLKAAADGEDYEWGHMYPSFASTARKEGFEAVAKVFEAVSVAEKQHAKRYAALLENLKNGRVFRRDKKVVWRCLNCGYLHEGTDAPESCPACAHPRDYYELLGENW; this is translated from the coding sequence ATGACGCTTAAAGGAACTCAGACCGAGAAAAATCTCATCACCGCGTTCGCGGGGGAATCGCAGGCGCGCAACCGCTACACCTATTTCGCAAGCAAGGCGAAAAAGGAAGGGCTTGTCCAGATAGCCGGCATATTCGAGGAGACCGCCAATCAGGAAAAGGAACATGCCAAGCGGTTTTTCAGTTTTCTTGAGGGCGGCGAGGCGCAGGTAACGGCGGCTTTTCCCGCCGGACGGGTACTCTCCACCGCCGAAAATCTGAAAGCCGCAGCCGACGGCGAGGATTATGAATGGGGCCACATGTACCCCTCCTTCGCCTCCACGGCGCGCAAGGAGGGCTTTGAGGCGGTGGCCAAGGTCTTTGAGGCCGTCTCCGTCGCCGAAAAGCAGCATGCCAAACGCTACGCCGCGCTGCTGGAGAACCTCAAAAACGGGCGGGTGTTCAGACGGGACAAAAAGGTGGTCTGGCGCTGCCTCAACTGCGGCTATCTGCACGAGGGAACGGACGCGCCCGAATCCTGCCCGGCCTGCGCGCATCCGCGCGACTATTACGAATTGCTGGGCGAAAACTGGTAA
- a CDS encoding TIGR02757 family protein produces the protein MAKNLRRELEKIYALYNRREYVSPDPLELLYRYKSVRDREIAGLAASCFAYGNVRQIVRAGACALAVMGDSPRRYLEKTSPSALRRDFSGFRYRFTRGEELSALLGAAKTIIKEYGWLGGCAAREMQRGFAARLRGAARGPVDTLIPSPGKGSALKRLNLFFRWMCRRDEVDPGGWDIAPSALIVPLDTHMNKIGRALGFTARAGAGMKTALEITAGFAALSPDDPVKYDFCLTRFGIRDGLDMEDLKRRLA, from the coding sequence ATGGCAAAAAACCTGCGCCGCGAGCTTGAAAAGATATACGCGCTGTACAACCGGCGGGAATATGTCTCCCCCGACCCGCTGGAGCTGCTTTACCGCTATAAATCCGTGCGGGACAGGGAGATAGCGGGGCTGGCCGCCTCCTGCTTTGCCTACGGCAATGTCCGGCAGATAGTGCGCGCGGGGGCTTGCGCCCTTGCCGTGATGGGGGATTCGCCGCGCCGCTATCTTGAAAAAACCTCCCCCTCCGCCCTGCGGCGGGATTTTTCGGGCTTTCGCTACCGCTTCACGCGCGGTGAGGAATTATCGGCATTGCTAGGCGCGGCAAAAACAATTATAAAGGAATACGGTTGGCTTGGCGGCTGCGCGGCGCGGGAAATGCAGCGCGGTTTCGCCGCCAGGCTGCGCGGGGCTGCGCGGGGACCGGTGGACACTCTTATTCCATCGCCGGGAAAGGGCAGCGCGCTGAAACGGCTAAATCTTTTTTTCCGCTGGATGTGCCGCCGCGACGAGGTGGACCCCGGCGGCTGGGACATTGCGCCCAGCGCGCTGATTGTGCCGCTGGATACGCACATGAACAAGATAGGCCGCGCGCTGGGCTTTACCGCGCGCGCCGGCGCGGGGATGAAAACCGCGCTTGAGATAACGGCGGGCTTTGCCGCGCTGTCGCCGGACGACCCGGTGAAATACGATTTCTGCCTGACCCGTTTCGGCATACGGGACGGGCTGGACATGGAAGACCTGAAAAGGAGGCTGGCATGA
- a CDS encoding Rrf2 family transcriptional regulator: protein MEKAMLQISRGAVIAMHGCVLIGEAAGRPVPAGEIASVFGVSAAHVSKVMQRLCRAGVVRSARGPDGGFLLAAPPERITLLKAVSAVDGKIAPAKCLLGRHSCLRRRCMIGDFASRFEAEFKKVLSRTLAEAAAYSHGKKPAPRA, encoded by the coding sequence ATGGAAAAAGCAATGCTGCAAATCAGCCGGGGCGCGGTGATTGCCATGCACGGCTGCGTTTTAATCGGGGAGGCCGCCGGGCGGCCCGTGCCGGCGGGGGAGATAGCGTCGGTTTTCGGGGTGTCGGCGGCGCATGTGTCAAAGGTGATGCAGCGGTTGTGCCGGGCGGGGGTCGTGCGCTCGGCGCGCGGGCCGGACGGAGGATTTTTGCTTGCCGCCCCGCCGGAGAGGATAACGCTGCTGAAAGCCGTCTCCGCGGTGGACGGCAAAATCGCGCCCGCAAAATGCCTGTTGGGCAGGCATTCCTGTTTGCGCCGCCGCTGCATGATAGGCGATTTCGCCTCGCGCTTTGAAGCGGAGTTTAAAAAAGTTTTGTCCCGCACGCTGGCGGAGGCTGCGGCATATTCCCATGGCAAAAAACCTGCGCCGCGAGCTTGA
- the nifU gene encoding Fe-S cluster assembly protein NifU — MWDYTDKVREHFKNPRNVGEIPGADAVGEVGNIVCGDALKLFLAVDKKTGRITDAKFQTFGCASAIASSSALTELVKGMTLDEAAKITNQDIAQFLGGLPEEKMHCSVMGMEALAAAIKSYGQGGAPVAGAEPEGRVVCSCFGVTEEKIRKTVADNKLRTVDEVTNFTKAGGACGKCRGEIQKILDNMLGVSKEAGRGKPFSQMTTVEKIHAVEEAFRREITPALVADGGSIELVDVQGSKITVRLAGMCRACPSSGVTLKSFVEKRLRELLDENITVESAP, encoded by the coding sequence ATGTGGGACTATACCGACAAGGTCAGGGAACACTTCAAAAACCCCCGCAACGTGGGCGAAATCCCCGGCGCGGACGCCGTGGGCGAGGTGGGCAATATCGTCTGCGGCGACGCGCTGAAGCTGTTCCTTGCCGTGGACAAAAAAACCGGCAGGATAACCGACGCCAAATTCCAGACATTCGGCTGCGCCAGCGCCATAGCCTCCTCCTCCGCGCTGACGGAGCTGGTAAAGGGCATGACCTTGGATGAGGCCGCCAAAATCACCAATCAGGACATAGCGCAATTCCTGGGCGGCCTGCCGGAGGAGAAAATGCACTGCTCCGTCATGGGCATGGAGGCGCTGGCGGCGGCGATAAAATCCTACGGGCAGGGCGGCGCGCCGGTCGCCGGCGCGGAGCCGGAAGGGCGGGTGGTCTGCTCGTGCTTTGGCGTTACCGAGGAGAAAATAAGGAAAACCGTAGCCGATAACAAACTGCGCACGGTTGACGAAGTCACCAATTTCACCAAGGCCGGCGGCGCCTGCGGCAAATGCCGGGGCGAGATTCAGAAAATACTGGACAACATGCTGGGCGTCTCAAAAGAGGCCGGGCGCGGCAAGCCGTTTTCGCAAATGACCACGGTGGAGAAAATCCACGCGGTGGAGGAGGCTTTCCGCCGCGAGATAACCCCCGCCCTGGTGGCCGACGGCGGCTCCATAGAGCTGGTGGACGTGCAGGGAAGTAAAATCACCGTGCGGCTGGCGGGGATGTGCCGGGCGTGCCCCAGCTCCGGCGTAACGCTTAAGTCTTTCGTTGAAAAGCGGCTGCGCGAACTGCTGGACGAAAACATCACCGTGGAGAGCGCGCCGTGA
- the nifS gene encoding cysteine desulfurase NifS, whose translation MKVLYFDNNATTAAAPEAVEAMRPFFGEIYGNASSMHEFGGQAQKFVRRAREQVAALLGAPDAGDVIFTSCGTESDNTAIFSAIRSYPEKRHIVTTRVEHPAVLNTCRYLQSQGYAVTYLPVDGSGMINLDELRSALRDDTAIVSIMHANNETGVIFPVEEAAQIAKARGAVFHTDAVQSAGKLPLDMSRSAVDMLSISGHKLNAPKGIGALYARKGTRFVPFMIGGHQERGRRAGTENTPYIVALGKACELALGRMGEENGRVKALRDRLEKGILSKVPDAKVNGGGAPRLPNTSNISFGYVEGESILLMLSDLGVAASSGSACASGALEPSHVLRAMGVPFTYAHGSVRFSLGHGNTEEEVDFILSRIPAIIGKLREISPFGRSGGQTCRAEQ comes from the coding sequence GTGAAAGTCCTTTATTTTGACAACAACGCCACAACCGCCGCCGCGCCGGAGGCGGTGGAGGCCATGCGGCCCTTTTTCGGCGAGATTTACGGCAACGCCTCCAGCATGCACGAATTCGGCGGGCAGGCGCAGAAATTCGTGCGCCGCGCGCGGGAACAGGTGGCCGCGCTGCTGGGCGCGCCGGACGCGGGGGACGTGATATTCACAAGCTGCGGGACCGAATCGGACAACACCGCCATTTTCTCGGCCATACGCTCCTACCCGGAGAAGCGGCATATCGTAACCACGCGGGTGGAGCATCCCGCCGTGCTTAACACCTGCCGGTATCTGCAATCGCAGGGCTATGCCGTTACCTATCTGCCGGTGGACGGCAGCGGGATGATAAATCTGGACGAGCTGCGCTCCGCCCTGCGCGACGACACCGCCATAGTCTCCATAATGCACGCCAATAACGAGACGGGCGTCATTTTCCCGGTGGAGGAGGCCGCGCAAATCGCCAAAGCGCGCGGCGCGGTGTTCCACACCGACGCGGTGCAGTCCGCCGGAAAGCTGCCACTGGACATGTCGCGCTCGGCGGTTGACATGCTTTCCATATCCGGCCATAAGCTAAACGCGCCCAAGGGCATAGGCGCGCTATACGCGCGCAAGGGAACCAGGTTCGTGCCGTTTATGATTGGCGGGCATCAGGAGCGGGGCCGCCGCGCCGGGACCGAAAACACGCCGTATATCGTCGCTCTGGGCAAGGCGTGCGAACTGGCGCTTGGCCGCATGGGGGAGGAGAATGGCCGCGTCAAAGCCCTGCGCGACAGGCTGGAAAAGGGCATTCTTTCAAAAGTTCCGGACGCGAAGGTAAACGGCGGCGGCGCGCCGCGGCTGCCCAACACCTCCAATATCAGCTTCGGCTATGTGGAAGGCGAATCCATACTGCTCATGCTAAGCGACCTGGGGGTGGCGGCCTCGTCCGGCTCGGCCTGCGCCTCCGGCGCGCTGGAGCCGTCCCATGTGCTGCGGGCGATGGGGGTGCCTTTCACATACGCGCACGGCTCGGTGCGGTTTTCGCTTGGGCACGGCAATACGGAAGAGGAAGTGGATTTCATTCTTTCGCGGATTCCTGCTATAATAGGAAAGTTGAGGGAGATTTCCCCCTTCGGCAGAAGCGGCGGTCAAACCTGCCGCGCGGAGCAGTGA
- a CDS encoding N-acetyltransferase has protein sequence MRAAIAKTARPAELRACARLMAGSEPWLTLGRKYPACLKSLRGPGREVYALRENGAPAGFIVLQMLGVLKGYVQTVCVAPEFRGRGCGQLLLEFAERRVFSETPNIFLCVSSFNRRAQVFYRRLGYRRAGTLKNFVVSGHDELLLRKTTGPLDGFCARARRAGGRL, from the coding sequence ATGCGCGCCGCGATTGCAAAAACCGCGCGCCCCGCGGAACTGCGGGCCTGCGCGCGGCTGATGGCAGGCTCGGAGCCGTGGCTTACGCTGGGCCGCAAATACCCCGCCTGCCTTAAATCGCTGCGCGGCCCCGGCAGGGAAGTTTACGCGCTGCGGGAAAACGGCGCGCCGGCGGGGTTCATAGTCCTGCAAATGCTGGGCGTGCTTAAAGGCTATGTGCAGACGGTGTGCGTCGCCCCGGAATTCAGGGGGCGCGGCTGCGGGCAACTGCTGCTGGAATTTGCGGAACGGCGCGTTTTTTCCGAAACTCCCAATATCTTTCTGTGCGTTTCCTCGTTCAACCGGCGGGCGCAGGTGTTTTACCGCAGGCTCGGCTACCGCCGGGCGGGAACGTTGAAGAATTTTGTAGTGTCCGGGCATGACGAGCTGCTGCTGCGCAAGACCACGGGACCGCTGGACGGTTTTTGCGCGCGCGCCCGCCGCGCGGGGGGCCGCCTGTGA